Proteins encoded in a region of the Enterococcus gilvus ATCC BAA-350 genome:
- a CDS encoding tail assembly chaperone yields the protein MVFTVELKGKPLEIKFGYGMFFKANKKLASKDKNGNSQNDGAGVLFAQVLEEDDDALVNIIKLAAKGDPSENDVLTAIGEYVEKFDDEEEGYGKIFSDLKAEMLDSGFFVKKLKKYIGNLEKASEAMKGMHPTKDIENPEMQAKGIQELADRMKKELSLPTVPDKD from the coding sequence ATGGTATTTACAGTTGAATTGAAGGGAAAACCTTTAGAAATTAAATTTGGGTACGGCATGTTCTTCAAAGCAAATAAAAAACTAGCTAGCAAAGATAAAAATGGAAACTCTCAAAATGATGGTGCTGGGGTTCTCTTTGCTCAAGTTCTTGAAGAGGACGATGACGCACTGGTTAATATCATCAAACTTGCGGCTAAAGGCGATCCATCAGAAAACGACGTATTAACTGCCATTGGTGAATATGTTGAAAAGTTTGATGATGAAGAAGAAGGATATGGCAAGATCTTTTCTGATCTGAAAGCGGAAATGTTAGATTCAGGTTTTTTCGTGAAGAAACTGAAAAAATATATTGGCAATCTAGAGAAGGCGAGCGAAGCAATGAAGGGAATGCATCCGACCAAGGACATCGAAAATCCAGAAATGCAAGCCAAGGGTATACAGGAATTGGCGGATCGGATGAAGAAAGAACTCTCATTACCGACTGTGCCCGACAAGGATTAA
- a CDS encoding phage major tail protein, TP901-1 family has protein sequence MVEVNNGVTKFQGTPIKGNRVWYFIQAVTAAIGSPALLPAFQTDGTTTIGGDNIDEQTKMGRIILKSTDEHSIELTQYFAPDDESIQIIEDAKKNGHSVKVWRVVVSDALGKEESTGIKAYPAKFGYGIPDELEYDEGDDLVEISYTLNIVGKLQDGTFPLSDEDVAMIESLYKFQRPGETTGDYDDIKTKTP, from the coding sequence ATGGTAGAGGTAAATAACGGTGTTACAAAATTTCAAGGAACGCCCATTAAAGGGAATCGCGTATGGTACTTCATTCAAGCAGTGACGGCTGCAATTGGCTCTCCTGCATTGTTACCCGCTTTTCAAACAGATGGAACCACGACGATTGGTGGAGACAATATTGACGAACAAACAAAGATGGGACGTATCATTCTTAAATCAACGGATGAACATAGTATTGAATTAACCCAATACTTCGCTCCGGATGATGAATCCATTCAAATTATTGAAGATGCCAAGAAAAATGGTCATTCGGTAAAGGTTTGGCGAGTGGTCGTTTCCGATGCATTAGGTAAAGAAGAGAGTACGGGGATCAAAGCCTATCCTGCGAAATTCGGCTACGGTATTCCAGATGAATTGGAATACGACGAGGGAGACGATCTAGTAGAAATCAGCTACACATTGAATATTGTGGGGAAATTGCAAGATGGGACATTCCCTCTTTCTGATGAAGATGTAGCTATGATCGAAAGCTTGTACAAATTCCAACGTCCTGGAGAAACAACGGGCGATTACGACGACATCAAAACCAAAACACCCTAA
- a CDS encoding phage tail tape measure protein produces the protein MTNSGMAAAAAAAQNHSNSMVQKVGQIMSKLSANMPTNLAGIAPAMTAVFSKAGGQIQRVIASIGEKIPQPFQSAFNQVASIVQSGYSKISNGFSSVLNSVAKSANGLGASVSSGFEKIASVANYTATKVPAPFKQAFQTIGYTANTLGSLTNTGFLGIASVAQNASNKIPPTFSKAFSAVVSGANNMANKITAPMNKVVTTTGNLATQVGSKLTNAFSTAGSKAANALNSIGSNTDKASSKTASLVKQIVGVGVAFAALNKIKSGITDTVSKAAEFEQKMSNIKAVTGESSETMKKFNDAAIKAGAETAYSASEAADAIGELSKAGVSTKDILNGGLTGALNLATAGELDLKSAAEIASTALNAFKNDNLTVVDAANQLAGAANASATDVGELKFGLSMVSAVASGVGLSFNDTTDALAVFAQNGLKGSDAGTSLKTMLQNLQPQTDKAQAKMQELGLMTEEGANQFFDANGKIKSFADISQLLKDKLSGLTQQQQQQALKTMFGTDAVRAATIAMNEGADGANSMQEAISKVTAAEVAKEKLNNLKGAIEGLSGSFETLQIKVGTAVLPILTTLVQAVDKFVDKLGQSQGLDNFLGIIEKVNIVLSQFINKSDLSGQQAVEFTNAFRDLSTIVKQFLPLASVLGGALVLDGVLPGIQKLSKGFTGLGTNYKEQAKLIKDETKDIANKVELETQRNGAAAGNALKQSLEETKTKFSGFSSIMDKSKNSILGLQGGISSLAGKIPYIGSSLESASSVGMNALNGMTVAMGTIMKVALAAVGPAAILGLVVAGLGLVNNQFGTQIDQMLATVTTKGPEIITSLVTGITSQLPQLIASGTELISKLANTIATMLPLIVQAGVDVIGSLVGGVEQNLPSLISSALTIITTILTSLASALPQLLAMGMNLLLSLVNGIIKNIPQIVSSVQTILQTFVQNVVTNLPQIIQTGIQILLGLIDGLTQMLPQLLPVALNAILQLIQGLMSNIPQLMQGAVQIVNGLCNFIVQNLPMILQAAIQIIMAIVNGLVQNLPSIISAGIQIIISLITTIIQMLPDIAMAGLQIIVSLASAILEAIPNVLQGAWDGIKNGFSNLWNTPTGKSGETSTKLTTDATTTANGMGSAYSQANMNVTGSMNQMNTNVSNLSTMSSNNAINAAANANVQSTSQYQGMQSNVSASTSNLANVVGQNTQSASTSATNNASQANANVSRDFQSMYGSVNQTTASVSSAVSQNMNQASASASDASATMYKNVTNNAKNINTGSTQEISTMTRNVNQSMNNMSQTVSSAMSNVSKSVNSGFSSISSANTQSIRNMVQTMSSGMNQMSSAFSSGMSNMVSTASDVSNRISSAFNYLSSSLYSVGYNAGIGLNNGLVSASNAIYSTANAIASNVANQMRAALDIHSPSRVMAKIGGFIGSGLVNGMQAMLPKIDEQAFAYANAISDQEYSARSVVTADTRSVTSKINSSMGELSDDVQNSQLKEPVFEVHNELVGDKIYTIVKQKDARNSNRINLINKS, from the coding sequence GTGACTAATAGTGGTATGGCCGCAGCGGCAGCAGCCGCACAGAATCATAGCAACTCAATGGTTCAAAAAGTAGGGCAAATCATGAGCAAATTGAGTGCGAATATGCCCACGAACTTAGCGGGCATTGCACCAGCGATGACGGCAGTTTTTAGTAAAGCAGGCGGTCAGATTCAGCGGGTAATTGCATCTATTGGCGAAAAGATTCCTCAGCCGTTTCAATCGGCGTTTAATCAAGTAGCCAGCATTGTTCAGTCAGGATACTCGAAAATAAGTAACGGATTTTCTAGTGTTCTGAATTCTGTTGCTAAATCTGCCAATGGACTTGGTGCTTCTGTTAGTAGCGGATTCGAAAAGATTGCGTCTGTGGCTAACTATACGGCCACGAAAGTTCCGGCGCCATTTAAGCAAGCATTTCAAACAATTGGCTACACAGCAAATACACTGGGAAGTTTAACAAATACGGGTTTCTTAGGAATTGCTAGTGTTGCGCAGAACGCAAGCAACAAGATTCCGCCAACCTTTAGCAAGGCATTCTCCGCAGTAGTATCTGGTGCCAACAATATGGCCAATAAGATCACTGCGCCAATGAATAAAGTCGTCACTACAACAGGTAATTTAGCCACACAGGTAGGGTCGAAACTTACGAATGCTTTTAGTACTGCTGGTTCGAAAGCGGCCAATGCTTTGAATAGCATCGGCTCCAATACAGATAAAGCTTCCTCAAAAACTGCAAGCCTAGTCAAACAAATTGTAGGTGTAGGTGTTGCGTTTGCGGCTTTAAATAAGATCAAAAGTGGCATTACGGATACTGTTTCGAAAGCTGCAGAGTTTGAGCAAAAAATGAGTAACATCAAAGCAGTAACCGGTGAGAGCTCGGAGACGATGAAGAAATTCAACGATGCAGCAATCAAAGCCGGGGCAGAAACTGCTTATTCAGCTAGTGAAGCGGCCGATGCCATTGGAGAGCTTTCTAAAGCCGGAGTCTCTACTAAAGATATCTTAAATGGTGGTTTAACAGGCGCTCTAAACTTAGCAACCGCAGGAGAACTAGATTTAAAGAGCGCAGCAGAAATAGCATCGACGGCACTGAATGCATTTAAAAACGACAATCTCACTGTTGTAGATGCTGCAAATCAATTAGCCGGTGCAGCAAATGCATCAGCGACAGACGTTGGAGAATTGAAATTCGGCTTGTCCATGGTTTCAGCGGTCGCTTCTGGTGTTGGATTAAGTTTTAATGATACAACAGATGCTCTTGCAGTATTCGCTCAAAACGGGTTAAAAGGATCAGATGCAGGGACTTCATTGAAGACAATGCTTCAAAATTTACAACCACAAACGGATAAAGCACAGGCAAAGATGCAAGAATTAGGCTTGATGACCGAAGAAGGAGCGAATCAGTTCTTTGATGCCAATGGGAAGATTAAATCTTTCGCAGATATCTCGCAATTATTGAAAGACAAGTTATCCGGTCTGACCCAACAACAGCAACAACAAGCGCTAAAAACGATGTTTGGTACGGATGCAGTACGTGCAGCTACTATCGCGATGAATGAAGGCGCTGATGGAGCAAATTCTATGCAAGAAGCCATCAGCAAAGTGACAGCAGCCGAAGTTGCAAAAGAAAAGCTAAACAATCTAAAAGGTGCCATTGAAGGGTTGAGCGGATCGTTCGAGACACTTCAAATTAAAGTGGGAACAGCCGTTTTACCAATACTCACAACATTAGTACAAGCGGTCGATAAATTTGTGGATAAACTCGGACAATCTCAAGGTCTTGATAATTTCTTGGGAATTATTGAAAAAGTAAACATTGTGCTTAGTCAATTCATCAATAAAAGTGATCTGTCAGGGCAACAAGCAGTTGAGTTTACCAATGCATTTAGAGATTTAAGTACAATTGTCAAACAGTTTTTGCCATTGGCCTCAGTGTTAGGTGGAGCGCTAGTGCTAGATGGAGTACTGCCTGGCATTCAGAAATTAAGTAAAGGATTTACTGGTTTAGGGACTAACTACAAAGAGCAAGCAAAACTGATTAAGGATGAAACCAAAGATATAGCCAATAAAGTTGAATTAGAGACACAGAGAAATGGTGCTGCTGCTGGAAATGCTCTAAAACAAAGTTTAGAAGAAACTAAAACAAAGTTCTCTGGCTTTAGCTCAATTATGGACAAGTCTAAGAATTCTATTCTTGGACTGCAGGGAGGAATCTCATCACTAGCAGGTAAGATTCCTTACATTGGGTCTAGCCTAGAGAGTGCAAGCTCGGTAGGTATGAATGCTTTAAATGGAATGACTGTTGCAATGGGCACAATTATGAAAGTAGCTTTAGCTGCAGTTGGTCCAGCGGCCATCTTAGGTCTTGTCGTTGCCGGGTTAGGATTAGTCAACAATCAGTTTGGAACACAGATTGATCAAATGCTGGCTACCGTTACCACAAAAGGCCCAGAAATTATTACTAGTCTAGTGACGGGTATTACCTCTCAATTGCCGCAATTAATTGCTAGTGGTACTGAATTGATTTCAAAATTGGCGAATACAATTGCTACAATGCTTCCACTCATTGTGCAAGCTGGTGTGGATGTTATCGGATCACTAGTGGGTGGTGTCGAACAGAACTTGCCATCGTTGATTAGTTCAGCGTTGACCATTATTACAACTATTTTGACCTCATTGGCTAGTGCATTACCGCAGCTACTGGCAATGGGTATGAATTTATTGTTAAGTCTTGTAAATGGGATTATAAAAAACATTCCGCAAATAGTTAGTTCAGTTCAGACTATTTTGCAGACGTTTGTGCAGAATGTCGTGACAAACTTACCTCAAATTATTCAAACAGGTATTCAGATTTTACTTGGTTTAATTGATGGATTGACTCAAATGCTTCCACAATTATTACCAGTTGCATTAAACGCAATCTTGCAATTGATTCAAGGGTTAATGAGTAATATCCCTCAATTGATGCAAGGGGCCGTTCAGATTGTCAATGGATTGTGTAATTTCATTGTGCAAAACTTGCCTATGATCCTGCAAGCAGCTATTCAAATTATCATGGCTATCGTGAATGGGCTGGTCCAAAATTTACCATCCATTATTTCTGCAGGTATTCAGATCATCATTTCGCTAATCACTACGATTATTCAAATGTTGCCTGATATCGCAATGGCTGGACTGCAAATTATCGTATCACTGGCTTCCGCAATTCTGGAAGCTATTCCTAACGTTCTCCAGGGCGCTTGGGATGGCATAAAAAACGGGTTCTCGAACTTGTGGAATACTCCTACTGGCAAATCTGGAGAAACCAGCACCAAGCTTACAACAGATGCTACAACAACTGCTAATGGTATGGGGTCGGCTTACAGTCAGGCGAACATGAACGTTACTGGTTCTATGAATCAGATGAATACGAATGTTAGTAACTTGAGTACCATGAGTTCAAATAATGCGATTAATGCGGCGGCCAATGCAAATGTTCAGTCTACCTCGCAATATCAAGGTATGCAAAGTAATGTTTCTGCAAGTACAAGCAATCTAGCCAATGTTGTTGGTCAAAATACCCAATCGGCCTCAACATCCGCTACCAATAATGCCAGTCAAGCAAATGCGAATGTTTCTAGAGATTTCCAAAGCATGTACGGAAGTGTGAATCAGACAACGGCGAGTGTATCATCTGCAGTAAGCCAAAATATGAACCAAGCTTCTGCTAGTGCTTCAGACGCTTCAGCAACGATGTACAAAAACGTAACAAACAATGCTAAAAACATCAACACAGGATCAACTCAAGAAATATCAACGATGACTCGGAATGTAAATCAATCGATGAACAACATGAGTCAGACGGTTTCGTCAGCAATGAGCAACGTTTCCAAATCAGTGAACAGCGGATTTTCTAGTATATCTAGTGCTAATACGCAATCTATTAGAAACATGGTTCAAACGATGTCTTCGGGCATGAATCAGATGAGTAGTGCATTTTCTAGTGGAATGAGCAATATGGTATCCACTGCTTCTGATGTTTCTAATCGCATTTCCTCGGCCTTTAACTACTTGAGTAGTTCTTTATACTCTGTTGGCTATAACGCAGGAATTGGATTGAACAATGGTTTAGTAAGTGCTTCGAATGCGATTTACAGTACAGCGAATGCCATTGCTAGTAATGTCGCTAACCAGATGAGGGCTGCACTGGATATCCATTCACCTTCGCGTGTTATGGCTAAGATCGGTGGTTTTATCGGTTCGGGATTAGTCAATGGGATGCAAGCGATGTTGCCGAAAATTGACGAGCAGGCGTTTGCTTATGCAAATGCTATTTCAGATCAAGAGTATTCTGCACGCTCTGTTGTTACGGCGGATACGAGAAGCGTGACAAGTAAAATCAATTCTTCGATGGGTGAATTAAGTGACGACGTGCAAAACAGTCAGCTTAAAGAGCCCGTTTTTGAAGTTCATAATGAACTGGTTGGTGACAAGATTTACACGATAGTGAAGCAAAAGGACGCACGAAATTCAAATCGAATCAATTTGATTAATAAGAGCTGA